attagttgattattggagtcaggtgtgtcaGGTGTAAAATCCAATGATAgtctcggtaatgtgttttcggacctCCCCTTGGTCGTATTTTCacggggcagaaatctcagagaccaGTTGGTACACTCTGATTTAACCCCCCAAGATATTCCTGaacaacgtctatttgcgcccctactggatggaaattataagtgtaatggctgtgctcaatgcaatggcacttataaatgcagatccttcaaacacccacaaacagggaaatcgctcccaatcaaaggtgttattacgtgctccactaaggcagttatttatcttataacttgtccttgtggtaaaaatgtgggtaaaacaaagcgtgaattagaagtacgtatctcagagcatcgtagtACCATTAGGTGCCAAAACTTGACCTACCCAGTTACAGCCCACTTTTTGGAGGCaggccactcgatttcgtctctgcgttagattggcatcgaacatgtcaccctccctaggagagggagGTGACCTTGATAATtgattgttaaaacgagaggctgcttggatctttaacttaaagacccttgctcccttcggtcttaaCGAGGACTTTGATCTGAAGTTGTTGTTGTGActttgtgactttgccattgtggttgtttgtaggcttgtgtggtcttaagtgagtctatgatcgtatgctatccatttgtatttattgtatgctgctctttctatgccattttattatttgagaaattaaccaatgatattaggccacgattacagacacctgtgtgtcttgacactatataaaacgagtcatcccgcactgtctgtgattgtaccctgatgaagacagcttgcctgtcgaaacgttggtaaattaaatatttttgtatctgagctcctagagtgtgcggctctcctttatttttaagttttctactccactagccagcacctcacctaaataggtgtgcgtttctttttcttctagtgAGTTGCCACGCAACAGATTTTTCTAACATTTTGCGCCGAAAACAGGTtattgaccttacagtgaaatgcttacttaattaacatgcacctgtggatcggttaagtaagcatttcactgtaaggtgtataTACCTGTtgcattcagcgcatgtgactaataaaatttgacaatgaagatctgtgaagttattcagATTAAAGAatcatctttgaaagacagggtactgaaaaagggacgtttctttttttgctgagtttcgtACCTAAACAttatgtcagcaatcaagttataTCTTAACTTTCAAGATACAGAATCAGGGAGTTGAGGAACTTCCTTTTAGACCTGGGTTACACATTACAAAAGCTCATGCTGGTCAATGAACAAAATGCACAAGACAAAAACCttaatctatatatatttttttatcatccAGAATGCATTTGGGCAGCAAAGTCAGTCCAGTTGAGAATTACGCCATCAGTCAAGAAGCTTTTCCTTTATGTTGAGAGGACCAACAGAAATGTCCTGCTCCCACTGGAAACCTAAGAGCAGAAGACCATGTCTATATAAGGAGAATTCAGAAGAATCAAACTTCACAAAAGCATTGTTTCTCAGTCAATTCCTGGGTGACTCAgtgggtgcacatttttgttccaGCCAAGCACTGACCGCCAATTTAGCCAAAGGTTTAGGTGATTCAAGTACCTAGGTACTGGAGTAggacaaaaatgtgcaccccagGGAGGCATCCAGGAATGGATTGAGCAACACTGGACTGAAGTGAACATGTACCTGGATCCGGTTCCCTTCTCATGCCACAGTCTGTGTCACAACAGCCACACACCTGGTCTTTCTTACTGGCCTCGCGCCATCTACTGAAAAGAGAGTGTTGCATATAGTACACGTACAAGCAAAGTGCACACCCTGCCATATATACCCAGACTTACCCATTCGAGAAGGAACAAGCCTTGTTCTCATGATCAATAGGGGCTGAAGCAGTTGTGGCTTTCAGGAGGCAGGTAACGTATAGCTGTTGAAATGACATGTGTTGAAGTCTCAGCATTGGTACCACAAATGAATTAGTAGATTTGACACCAATTTAAAGCAACGTCATGTTGGCCATACTATACTTAATTTATGATTGAAGCTCAAACCTGCCAATTCTATAAATGTGGACATTCCGAAGCTAATTTGCAGAAGATCTCAGGATTAACTACTCACTGAGCCAGTGTTCACAGCATGAAACCTAAAGGCTTCTATCTGGAACTGGAGAGTGTCATCCATGGTGCGAGGTATGAACTGGGACCTGGAGCCTGTCAGCTTGGTGTCGACCAGACAACTGAAGGCCACAAATCAAAATTAGGCTACCTACACTGCTGAAACTCTGGAGGGATGCCATTCAAGATGGCTGTTGATCTGAAGTGTGGGCAGGTGGAGGGAATGGGAAATGCTTTCCTTAGCAGATTAAAGCAAACGATTAGTCCTTGAACTAGATCAAGTACCTTACAAAGGATACTCACCCACGGTTCTCGATGAAGGCATATCTTGGGACAGTGTTGGTGTTTGGGATGACTGTGGCTACACAGTTGTCCACAAAGACTCGGAGGGGCACATGGTAGAACTGGACGACAGAAGCTTCAAAGTTAATATTATCTCCAAGGACGTACTCTTTGCTGGGTCTCTTCAACTGCCAGTTGTCTGCGAAGACAAGGCAACAGTCTAATACTCATTCCAAGTCAGACCCTGCTCTAGTTTATCAGCAGTGTGGTTTTATCATGGCAAATATAACTGCCATCCTTTTGTACTCTGGGGTAGCCACCTCATTCCAATAACTCAGTGGCGGTTACATTTGCCAGTTGGCACCACCATAGTTTACAAACAAGTGCAGAGACAGCACTTAAGTCAAGAGCAATGCCAATAAGGCAAGGACAAGCAGTTACTAACCAGTCATTAGCCTCAGGGAGAAGTAGAGGAGCTCCTCTGCAACCTTAGTGGAGGCATAGGGATTCCAGGTGGGCTTCACTGAATCACTGCTCACATCATGATTTCTGTAAAGGAGTCTTTAAATGTGAAACCAAATGGCCAAGGAAGTGTATCCAAAGTTGATTGAACtgaagaaaaagaaaaaacattGCAGGTGTAGTCAACTCACCTTTGATAGTGGCACTCAACCCATAACACCACTTCTCTAGTCCGAACAATGGGGCTGCTGCCCAGGGTGGCTGGTGTATAACGGAGTGTGAAGACATAGACAAGTGAATCTTCAGTCATCTGGAATCAGAGCAGCAAACGGCATTGTAAGAAAATCAATGGTAGTCAACCTAGAAAAGTCAGAACGACGCTAATGCTCAACTTTACCGTCAGAGTGCTGCCACATTCGTGCAGCTCAGTGACAAAGATCAGAACTTGAGCGGAAGTATCCTCCCCAGTGACAGCACAGCCTCCCAAAGTAAGATCCGCTGGGTGAATGAGTTGGCCGATACCG
This genomic interval from Salvelinus alpinus chromosome 6, SLU_Salpinus.1, whole genome shotgun sequence contains the following:
- the LOC139578192 gene encoding zona pellucida sperm-binding protein 3-like isoform X1 is translated as MALCITFLLLLTFGCSATVQQLYAEARSQAAHAPGRFVPQYRPVQEPARFQPRPVQWPARVQTPMQVQKPFLQSKQTFNEPLTWRYPEDPVKEVQLAIDEQRPLPVPASSVAVQCGETAARVEVKRDLLGIGQLIHPADLTLGGCAVTGEDTSAQVLIFVTELHECGSTLTMTEDSLVYVFTLRYTPATLGSSPIVRTREVVLWVECHYQRNHDVSSDSVKPTWNPYASTKVAEELLYFSLRLMTDNWQLKRPSKEYVLGDNINFEASVVQFYHVPLRVFVDNCVATVIPNTNTVPRYAFIENRGCLVDTKLTGSRSQFIPRTMDDTLQFQIEAFRFHAVNTGSLYVTCLLKATTASAPIDHENKACSFSNGWREASKKDQVCGCCDTDCGMRREPDPGFQWEQDISVGPLNIKEKLLD
- the LOC139578192 gene encoding zona pellucida sperm-binding protein 3-like isoform X2, translated to MALCITFLLLLTFGCSATVQQLYAEARSQAAHAPGRFVPQYRPVQEPARFQPRPVQWPARVQTPMQVQKPFLQSKQTFNEPLTWRYPEDPVKEVQLAIDEQRPLPVPASSVAVQCGETAARVEVKRDLLGIGQLIHPADLTLGGCAVTGEDTSAQVLIFVTELHECGSTLTMTEDSLVYVFTLRYTPATLGSSPIVRTREVVLWVECHYQRNHDVSSDSVKPTWNPYASTKVAEELLYFSLRLMTDNWQLKRPSKEYVLGDNINFEASVVQFYHVPLRVFVDNCVATVIPNTNTVPRYAFIENRGCLVDTKLTGSRSQFIPRTMDDTLQFQIEAFRFHAVNTGSLYVTCLLKATTASAPIDHENKACSFSNGRWREASKKDQVCGCCDTDCGMRREPDPGFQWEQDISVGPLNIKEKLLD